The Latilactobacillus sakei subsp. sakei DSM 20017 = JCM 1157 genome includes a window with the following:
- a CDS encoding Cof-type HAD-IIB family hydrolase, producing MISLIASDMDGTLLNDKMQVSDGNINAIKAAQDAGIEFIVATGRSRNEALPLMAEGGIKPALITMNGAQVFDQLSNEVINIPIEPATVVAVTDELRASGYYFELMTTAGNYSDSQVNRIQNVADLLVDLNPDTSYKIAVALAAARLELMNINYVDDHYAGIIADPTIKIVKIIAFSTKGLADLEPVKVFCEERGDLIVTSSSSNNIEINHINAQKGIALAAYAKEKGIPMSETMAIGDNLNDYSMIEAAGIGVAMANAVPTITDLANYHTAKNTQDGVAQAIYHAIDLNQAAEKK from the coding sequence TTGATTTCACTTATCGCATCTGACATGGACGGTACCCTTTTAAATGATAAAATGCAGGTTTCTGACGGTAACATCAATGCCATCAAAGCGGCTCAAGACGCTGGTATTGAATTCATCGTCGCTACCGGGCGCAGTCGCAACGAAGCACTTCCGCTAATGGCTGAAGGTGGTATCAAACCAGCCTTAATTACCATGAATGGCGCCCAAGTCTTCGATCAATTGAGCAACGAAGTCATCAACATTCCAATTGAACCCGCTACTGTCGTGGCAGTTACGGATGAATTACGCGCTAGTGGTTACTATTTTGAATTGATGACCACTGCCGGGAACTATTCTGACAGCCAGGTCAATCGCATTCAAAACGTGGCCGATCTATTAGTCGACCTCAATCCTGATACTAGTTATAAAATTGCCGTTGCCTTAGCTGCAGCGCGTCTAGAATTAATGAATATCAACTATGTCGATGATCATTATGCCGGCATTATTGCTGATCCAACCATCAAAATTGTTAAAATTATTGCTTTCAGTACGAAAGGTCTTGCGGATTTAGAACCCGTGAAGGTTTTCTGTGAAGAACGTGGCGATTTAATTGTCACCTCCTCTTCTAGCAACAATATCGAAATCAACCACATCAACGCGCAAAAAGGGATTGCACTTGCAGCCTATGCCAAGGAAAAAGGAATTCCAATGTCTGAAACAATGGCGATTGGTGATAATCTCAATGATTATTCCATGATCGAAGCAGCAGGCATTGGCGTTGCGATGGCTAACGCAGTGCCCACAATTACCGACTTAGCTAATTACCATACCGCTAAAAACACACAAGACGGCGTTGCCCAAG
- a CDS encoding uracil-DNA glycosylase, which translates to MKTIIHNDWQTVLEPEFAKPYYGQLHQFLKQEYATTTVYPEMHHIFQAFEWTPFEQVKVVILGQDPYHGPHQAHGCSFSVLPGVKVPPSLKNIYKELQTDVGFNPVNHGYLKAWADQGVFLLNTVLTVRAGEANSHRQQGWEQLTDAAIAALSKRGHVVFILWGNAAKAKRVLIDESQNAVLTAVHPSPLAAYHGFFGSKPFSQTNQQLKQWAMTPINWQLPQDVSEQK; encoded by the coding sequence ATGAAAACAATTATTCATAATGATTGGCAAACCGTCTTAGAACCAGAGTTTGCCAAACCTTATTATGGTCAGTTGCATCAATTTTTGAAGCAAGAATATGCGACGACTACGGTCTATCCGGAAATGCACCATATTTTCCAAGCTTTCGAGTGGACGCCATTCGAACAAGTCAAAGTTGTGATACTGGGTCAAGATCCTTATCACGGTCCACATCAAGCGCATGGCTGTAGTTTCTCAGTATTGCCAGGGGTTAAAGTGCCGCCATCATTAAAGAATATCTATAAGGAACTACAAACGGATGTCGGTTTTAATCCTGTTAATCATGGCTATTTGAAGGCCTGGGCAGATCAAGGCGTGTTCCTATTAAATACTGTGTTGACTGTGCGAGCCGGTGAGGCCAATTCTCATCGCCAGCAAGGTTGGGAGCAACTAACTGATGCGGCGATTGCGGCCTTGTCAAAACGCGGGCACGTGGTCTTTATTTTATGGGGCAATGCGGCTAAAGCTAAACGGGTCTTAATCGATGAAAGTCAAAATGCGGTGTTAACGGCTGTTCATCCAAGTCCGCTAGCAGCCTACCATGGCTTCTTTGGCTCCAAACCATTTTCACAAACAAATCAGCAGTTAAAACAGTGGGCAATGACGCCCATTAATTGGCAATTACCACAAGACGTTTCTGAACAAAAGTAA
- the pta gene encoding phosphate acetyltransferase: MDLFESLKAKITSHDFKIVFPEGTEPRIIGAAARLNADRILKPILIGDAADIQSIASAKGFNLTGITIIDPKAYPQADFDTMVAAFVERRKGKATAEQAQTILQDPNYFGTMMVYLDLADGMVSGAVHSTGDTVRPALQIIKTKPGIQRTSGAFIMQRGRDNERYLFSDCAININPNAQELAEIAVASARTAELFDIDPKVALLSFSTMGSARGEEVTKVQEATKIAQELAPDLDIDGELQFDAAYVPVVANQKAPDSKVAGQANVFVFPELQSGNIGYKIAQRFGNFEAIGPILQGLNKPISDLSRGSNEEDVYKLAIITAAQALQN; this comes from the coding sequence TTGGATTTATTTGAAAGTTTGAAAGCAAAAATTACGAGTCATGATTTTAAGATTGTTTTTCCTGAAGGAACAGAACCTAGAATTATTGGTGCAGCAGCCCGTTTAAATGCTGATCGAATTTTAAAACCAATTTTAATCGGGGATGCAGCTGATATTCAAAGCATTGCATCTGCCAAAGGGTTTAACCTCACAGGGATTACAATTATTGATCCTAAAGCGTATCCTCAAGCAGATTTTGACACAATGGTAGCAGCTTTTGTTGAACGTCGTAAAGGTAAAGCAACGGCGGAACAAGCCCAAACTATTTTACAAGATCCTAATTACTTTGGCACAATGATGGTTTATCTTGATTTGGCCGACGGGATGGTCTCAGGTGCTGTTCACTCAACCGGTGATACAGTCCGTCCAGCTCTTCAAATTATTAAAACAAAACCTGGCATCCAACGGACAAGTGGGGCCTTCATCATGCAACGCGGTCGCGACAATGAACGTTATTTATTCTCAGACTGTGCGATCAACATCAATCCAAATGCACAAGAATTAGCAGAAATTGCAGTGGCTTCAGCACGCACGGCTGAATTATTTGATATTGATCCTAAAGTGGCACTTTTGAGCTTCTCAACAATGGGTTCTGCCCGTGGTGAAGAAGTGACAAAAGTCCAAGAAGCAACGAAGATTGCCCAAGAATTAGCACCTGACTTAGACATCGACGGTGAATTACAATTCGATGCCGCTTATGTCCCAGTAGTTGCTAACCAAAAAGCACCAGATTCAAAAGTCGCTGGGCAAGCCAACGTCTTCGTATTCCCAGAATTACAATCAGGGAACATTGGCTACAAGATTGCCCAACGTTTCGGTAACTTCGAAGCAATCGGTCCAATCCTACAAGGCTTAAATAAACCAATCTCAGATTTATCACGCGGGAGCAACGAAGAAGATGTTTACAAGTTAGCCATCATCACAGCTGCCCAAGCATTACAAAACTAG
- the tsaE gene encoding tRNA (adenosine(37)-N6)-threonylcarbamoyltransferase complex ATPase subunit type 1 TsaE — protein sequence MLEFQTTQPEETITIAKKLGRQLQAGDVLLLDGDLGAGKTTFTKGLAEGLDIKRYIKSPTFTLIREYPDGRIPLYHMDVYRLEETGASDLGLEEYFDGDGVSVIEWSQFIADELPSDYLTIHFNKNDDDDQMRTLVFEPHGARYTALVEASFDN from the coding sequence ATGTTAGAATTTCAAACAACGCAACCAGAAGAAACGATTACGATTGCTAAAAAATTAGGCCGCCAATTGCAAGCAGGCGATGTTTTACTACTCGATGGTGATTTGGGTGCCGGTAAAACAACTTTCACTAAGGGATTAGCGGAAGGTTTGGATATTAAACGGTATATCAAAAGTCCCACGTTTACTTTGATTCGAGAATACCCAGATGGCCGGATTCCACTTTATCATATGGATGTTTATCGGTTAGAAGAAACCGGCGCCAGTGATCTTGGTTTAGAGGAATATTTTGATGGGGATGGCGTTTCAGTCATTGAATGGAGTCAATTTATTGCTGATGAATTACCAAGTGACTACTTGACGATTCATTTCAATAAAAATGATGACGACGATCAAATGCGGACACTTGTTTTTGAACCGCACGGTGCGCGTTACACGGCCTTGGTTGAGGCTAGTTTTGACAACTAA
- a CDS encoding GNAT family N-acetyltransferase — protein sequence MTTKSLVIRPVQVTDARAYLCFLNQVVQETPFLPIAAENLAMSEAFCELTLRAVLDSSTDALWVAVDGAKIVGAARLVSEPEPGLQHIGEISVAVLKVYWRQKIGTQLLDALLQAISASGQPRRIVLTVQARNQGAIQLYQQFGFQIEAKLEAGYYDPAVGMLPVLQMVRLINIE from the coding sequence TTGACAACTAAATCTTTAGTAATTCGGCCTGTGCAGGTAACGGATGCACGGGCTTATTTATGTTTTTTAAACCAAGTGGTACAGGAAACGCCATTTTTACCAATCGCAGCGGAAAACTTGGCGATGTCTGAGGCGTTTTGCGAACTGACGTTACGAGCCGTGCTTGATAGTTCAACTGATGCTTTATGGGTGGCAGTTGATGGGGCTAAGATTGTCGGGGCTGCTCGGCTTGTGAGTGAACCCGAACCAGGCTTGCAACACATTGGCGAAATAAGTGTTGCCGTTTTAAAAGTATACTGGCGACAAAAAATTGGCACACAATTGTTAGACGCACTATTACAAGCAATCAGCGCTAGTGGACAACCGCGCCGAATCGTATTAACAGTTCAAGCACGTAACCAAGGTGCGATTCAGCTTTATCAGCAATTTGGTTTTCAAATTGAGGCCAAACTAGAAGCGGGCTATTATGATCCGGCAGTTGGCATGCTGCCAGTATTGCAAATGGTGCGCTTGATTAATATAGAGTAG
- a CDS encoding DMT family transporter yields MIQQRRKGIYLAILGSIFWGIQGPVSQWLFTDTPIAPEWLMGVKMGLSGLFLLGYAFSKQPKTVTAVWRQPRDAGRLLAFAILGLSAVQYAYFLTIQASNAPTTTILQQLGTVMIIIISLVIYHKTPSRTELIAVIVALLGTWLLVTKGQLTQLSISGAALGLGLCLGFSGALNTLIPGKLFQKYDTLVIVAWAMLIGGVLFNVIHPFWVDAPPMNMPTIISVLFIAIFGTALANLCFLGSLNYITPTTAGLLNTFEPLAATIGTVLFLKTSFNHWEVIGGLLVISTVFILSFGNRRGISKK; encoded by the coding sequence GTGATACAACAACGGAGAAAAGGGATTTATTTAGCAATTTTAGGCTCAATTTTTTGGGGTATTCAGGGGCCAGTATCACAATGGCTATTTACAGATACACCAATTGCACCAGAGTGGTTGATGGGCGTCAAAATGGGGTTATCAGGGCTCTTCTTATTAGGTTATGCATTCAGTAAGCAACCGAAAACTGTCACAGCAGTTTGGCGGCAACCGCGAGATGCTGGGCGACTATTGGCTTTTGCTATTTTAGGATTATCGGCTGTCCAGTACGCTTATTTTTTAACAATTCAAGCTAGCAACGCACCGACTACGACGATTTTGCAACAATTAGGGACCGTCATGATTATCATTATCAGTCTTGTGATCTATCATAAGACACCTAGCCGAACCGAATTAATCGCTGTTATTGTCGCTTTATTGGGGACTTGGTTATTGGTCACTAAGGGGCAACTCACTCAGTTATCGATTTCAGGCGCAGCATTAGGCTTGGGCTTGTGTCTTGGTTTCTCAGGTGCATTAAATACGTTAATCCCAGGTAAATTATTTCAGAAGTATGATACGTTGGTGATTGTGGCCTGGGCAATGCTAATTGGAGGCGTGTTATTTAATGTGATTCATCCATTTTGGGTGGATGCACCACCAATGAACATGCCCACAATCATCAGTGTGTTATTCATTGCCATTTTTGGGACAGCTTTGGCTAACCTTTGCTTTTTAGGGAGCTTGAATTACATTACCCCCACAACAGCCGGTTTATTGAATACTTTTGAACCGTTAGCTGCGACAATTGGGACAGTGTTATTTTTAAAAACGAGTTTCAATCATTGGGAAGTCATCGGGGGCTTGTTGGTTATCAGTACAGTTTTCATTCTTAGTTTTGGAAATCGCCGGGGAATCAGCAAAAAATAA
- a CDS encoding 3'-5' exonuclease codes for MNFVAMDFETANGQRDSACSIALVVVRNDQIVDQFYTLIKPETYFSSRNSQIHGIYEDDVAQAPKFDQVWPHIAPFFTPQKLVVAHNATFDIGVLRSTLQHYDIPEPHYLALDTLTTGRRLYPQFKNHKLNTLCTNLEIPLENHHNALADSIACAKILIKEAQEFGTDPLKQVTKIIG; via the coding sequence GTGAATTTCGTTGCAATGGATTTTGAAACCGCCAATGGTCAACGCGACAGTGCTTGTTCAATTGCACTAGTCGTTGTTCGTAACGACCAAATTGTCGATCAATTTTACACCCTTATTAAACCCGAAACTTATTTTAGTAGCCGTAATAGCCAGATTCACGGTATTTATGAAGATGATGTGGCCCAAGCCCCTAAGTTTGATCAAGTTTGGCCACACATCGCACCTTTTTTCACACCGCAAAAATTAGTTGTGGCGCACAATGCGACCTTTGATATCGGTGTCCTTCGTAGCACACTCCAACACTACGACATCCCAGAACCTCACTATTTAGCCCTCGACACTTTAACAACTGGTCGTCGGCTTTATCCCCAATTTAAAAATCATAAGTTAAATACATTATGTACCAACTTAGAAATTCCACTCGAAAATCACCACAATGCACTAGCTGACAGTATCGCATGCGCCAAAATTCTGATTAAAGAAGCACAAGAGTTTGGCACAGACCCACTAAAACAGGTCACGAAAATAATCGGCTAG
- a CDS encoding exodeoxyribonuclease III produces MKFISWNVNGLRAVLKKDFMTTFEQLDADFFCLQETKMQAGQVELDLPGYHQYFNYAEKKGYSGTAIFTKHEPLNVTYGIQQPEHDHEGRVITLEYPQFFLITCYTPNSQNQLKRLDYRMTWENAFRTYVQQLGTQKPVIFCGDLNVAHEAIDLKNDRTNHKSAGFSDEERAQMTTLLQSGFTDTFRYFYPEQADIYSWWSYRFHARDNNAGWRIDYFITSDELQPKLMDAKIHTEIYGSDHCPVELDTQDLFA; encoded by the coding sequence ATGAAATTTATCTCTTGGAATGTTAATGGCTTACGAGCCGTTTTAAAAAAGGATTTTATGACTACCTTTGAACAATTAGATGCCGATTTTTTCTGTCTACAAGAAACAAAAATGCAAGCTGGTCAAGTTGAACTTGATTTACCTGGCTACCATCAATACTTTAATTATGCCGAGAAAAAAGGTTATTCTGGTACGGCTATTTTCACGAAACATGAACCACTCAATGTCACTTACGGTATTCAACAACCTGAACATGACCATGAGGGCCGTGTAATTACATTAGAATACCCTCAATTTTTCTTGATCACTTGCTACACCCCTAATTCGCAAAATCAATTAAAACGGTTAGATTACCGCATGACTTGGGAAAACGCGTTTAGAACTTACGTGCAACAACTAGGCACGCAAAAACCGGTTATTTTCTGCGGCGATTTAAACGTGGCGCATGAAGCAATTGATTTGAAAAACGATCGAACCAACCACAAGAGTGCTGGCTTTTCTGATGAAGAGCGGGCCCAAATGACGACACTTCTTCAATCTGGATTCACAGACACCTTCCGTTATTTTTATCCTGAACAAGCCGATATTTATTCTTGGTGGAGCTATCGATTCCATGCACGCGATAACAATGCCGGTTGGCGGATTGACTATTTCATCACTTCTGACGAGCTCCAACCAAAATTAATGGATGCCAAAATCCATACGGAAATCTATGGTTCAGATCATTGTCCCGTAGAACTTGACACACAAGATTTATTCGCTTAG
- the murB gene encoding UDP-N-acetylmuramate dehydrogenase, giving the protein MLSQINAFLEANQTINVKTNEPLSKYTFTKTGGPADLLALPTSVPEVRQLLVAAKQNQLPITVIGNASNLIVRDDGISGLVIILTAMDQIDVQGTTVVAQAGAGIIQTSEAAYSGSLTGLEFAAGIPGSVGGAVFMNAGAYGGEISDVLTSAEILTQDNEIETLTNVELNFSYRHSLIQENGSIVLSARFEMAKGVAPTIREKMDELNALRAAKQPLEYPSCGSVFKRPVGHFVGPLIQKAGLQGHQIGGAQVSEKHAGFIVNRGGATATDYLTLIAYIQETIWHKFEVRLEPEVRIIGKKSE; this is encoded by the coding sequence GTGTTAAGTCAAATCAACGCATTTTTAGAAGCAAATCAAACAATTAATGTTAAAACCAATGAACCTTTAAGTAAATATACCTTCACCAAAACCGGTGGTCCGGCTGATTTATTAGCCTTACCAACGTCAGTTCCTGAAGTGCGCCAACTATTAGTAGCCGCTAAGCAGAATCAATTACCAATTACTGTGATCGGGAATGCTAGTAATTTAATCGTCCGTGATGACGGGATTAGTGGCTTAGTGATTATCTTGACCGCCATGGATCAAATCGATGTGCAGGGCACAACTGTGGTTGCACAAGCCGGAGCTGGGATTATCCAAACCTCTGAGGCTGCCTATAGTGGTAGTTTGACGGGGTTAGAATTTGCGGCTGGGATTCCTGGAAGCGTTGGGGGCGCGGTATTCATGAATGCTGGGGCATACGGTGGTGAGATTAGTGATGTCTTAACATCTGCCGAAATTTTAACGCAGGATAATGAAATTGAAACGTTAACGAACGTCGAATTAAATTTCAGCTACCGGCATAGTTTAATCCAAGAAAATGGGAGTATTGTATTGTCAGCCCGTTTTGAAATGGCTAAAGGTGTTGCACCAACCATCCGCGAGAAAATGGATGAGTTAAACGCATTACGCGCTGCTAAACAACCGTTGGAATATCCTTCATGTGGGAGTGTCTTTAAACGACCAGTGGGCCATTTTGTGGGGCCTTTAATTCAAAAAGCAGGCCTTCAAGGACATCAAATTGGCGGCGCACAAGTTTCAGAAAAACACGCTGGTTTTATTGTTAATCGTGGCGGCGCAACTGCCACTGATTATTTAACGTTAATTGCGTATATTCAAGAAACAATTTGGCACAAATTCGAAGTTCGCCTTGAACCAGAAGTGCGAATTATCGGTAAAAAATCAGAATAG
- a CDS encoding cation:proton antiporter encodes MAIIEAVILLVMLLIVANIIGHYVPRLPVSLIEIGLGLLVALLFSVEIPLKTDWFMLVFVAPLLFNDGRRFPKRELWALRGPIIGNAIFLVFVTTLIGGLAIHLLVPKLPLAASFALAAILSPTDPMAVQSISEQADLPPRVLHLVSGESLINDASGLISFKYGIAAAVTGYFSIQQAAGDFLYISIVGAIAGMLLMYAIHFIRLFMLQQGIEDVVFHTVLQLITPFVIYLVVEDLLHASGVIAVVVAGIISHASRNIYLDYLPELKLVTEQTWSIGVYLLNGLVFLILGIELPVAMRGTVHSPLINTGEEILLVLAVWGILILIRTCWTLSYLLYTNKSNPKQLKDNLKISVLSGLSGVRGAITMAGVLSVPTVLADGSPFPERGLMLFIAAGVIIVSLVMAIIFIPILTKVRTPIELRGTAHEDTNDETGLVPVDDQLLSEFDAKIYMYRVAVGTVESLRHIENNRAALDLIAEYQLMMRRFENQQNEQTEGDELPPLIAEELILRQVAFEGERQKLETLRSDGEITAKTYRRGKRKLRQKQIALSVIGSNFSWRHVQLMFYRGLTMLKRLIARLKTSQKSTAALTEWRTTEKEMAKAGIKQLSYFLKQPENRQHHYNRQVIYQIIIRYRNQIENMKNIGHTKTDIYEQQLQKLRIKALTSERLAIQELLEQHKISWGLADELRKDINYAENALILADTDTE; translated from the coding sequence ATGGCTATCATTGAAGCTGTTATTTTGTTAGTGATGCTGTTGATTGTCGCTAATATCATCGGTCACTATGTACCACGACTACCGGTCAGCCTGATTGAAATTGGGTTGGGCTTGCTGGTGGCACTACTTTTTTCAGTTGAGATTCCATTAAAAACAGATTGGTTTATGTTAGTGTTTGTCGCGCCGTTGTTGTTTAACGACGGCCGCCGGTTTCCTAAAAGGGAATTATGGGCGCTGCGAGGACCGATTATTGGAAACGCGATTTTCTTAGTATTTGTCACTACATTGATTGGGGGCTTAGCGATTCATTTGCTAGTGCCTAAGTTGCCATTGGCGGCGAGTTTTGCGTTAGCCGCTATTTTATCACCAACGGATCCGATGGCGGTCCAGTCGATTTCAGAACAAGCTGACTTGCCGCCACGTGTTTTACATTTGGTTAGTGGCGAAAGTTTAATTAACGATGCCAGTGGCTTGATTAGTTTTAAATACGGGATTGCCGCTGCGGTAACTGGCTACTTCTCGATTCAACAAGCTGCCGGTGATTTCTTATACATCAGTATCGTTGGCGCAATTGCTGGGATGTTGTTGATGTATGCAATTCATTTTATTCGACTGTTTATGTTGCAACAAGGGATTGAAGATGTTGTTTTCCACACCGTCTTGCAGTTGATTACCCCCTTTGTGATTTATCTAGTGGTTGAAGATTTACTCCATGCCTCAGGTGTGATTGCCGTGGTTGTGGCTGGGATTATTAGTCACGCAAGTCGCAATATTTACTTGGATTATTTACCAGAATTAAAATTAGTGACGGAACAAACTTGGTCGATTGGTGTTTATTTATTGAATGGCCTTGTCTTTTTAATCTTAGGGATTGAATTACCAGTTGCGATGAGGGGGACGGTGCATAGTCCACTGATTAATACGGGAGAAGAAATTCTCCTGGTATTAGCGGTTTGGGGAATTCTAATTTTAATTCGAACCTGTTGGACATTAAGTTACTTGTTGTACACCAACAAATCGAATCCGAAGCAATTAAAAGATAACCTTAAAATTTCAGTCCTTTCAGGGCTTTCAGGTGTGCGAGGAGCCATTACGATGGCCGGGGTGCTTTCTGTACCGACTGTGCTTGCTGATGGGTCACCATTTCCAGAACGCGGTTTAATGCTATTTATTGCAGCCGGCGTTATTATCGTTAGCTTGGTGATGGCGATTATCTTTATCCCAATATTAACTAAGGTGAGAACGCCGATTGAATTACGGGGGACTGCCCACGAAGATACAAATGATGAGACAGGACTCGTACCAGTTGATGATCAACTGCTGAGTGAATTTGATGCCAAAATCTATATGTATCGTGTGGCAGTTGGGACGGTTGAATCGCTGCGTCATATTGAAAATAATCGGGCGGCACTAGATTTAATTGCTGAATATCAACTGATGATGCGCCGTTTTGAAAATCAACAAAATGAGCAGACAGAAGGCGATGAATTACCACCGTTGATTGCAGAAGAATTAATTTTGCGGCAGGTTGCCTTTGAAGGGGAACGGCAAAAATTAGAAACATTGCGGTCTGATGGTGAAATTACGGCCAAAACTTACCGTCGTGGTAAACGGAAATTACGGCAAAAACAAATTGCTTTGTCGGTGATTGGCAGTAATTTCAGTTGGCGTCATGTCCAATTGATGTTTTATAGAGGTTTGACGATGTTGAAGCGATTGATAGCGAGATTAAAGACATCGCAGAAATCGACAGCGGCGCTCACTGAATGGCGAACGACCGAAAAGGAAATGGCTAAAGCGGGCATCAAACAACTGTCGTATTTCTTGAAACAACCTGAGAACCGGCAGCATCATTATAACCGGCAAGTTATTTATCAAATTATTATTCGTTACCGGAATCAAATTGAAAATATGAAAAATATCGGCCATACGAAGACGGATATTTACGAACAACAACTACAAAAATTACGAATCAAGGCGCTAACGAGTGAACGACTTGCGATTCAAGAATTATTGGAACAGCATAAGATTTCATGGGGATTGGCGGATGAGTTACGCAAAGATATTAACTACGCTGAAAACGCGTTGATCTTGGCGGACACGGATACGGAATAA